The Vicingus serpentipes genome includes the window GTATTTTAAGGAAGATTATGTTTTTGTTTCTCATCCTGGTCAAAATGATTATTTAGATGAACACAATGGTCGATTTTGTGTAACCCCTGAATATCCGGCTGGAACTTATTGTTATTTTGCTACTGTTGATGAAAATTGGAATTCAACATATCCTTATGCTGTTGGGCCAACTTTTTATGGCGTTAAATCAGCAACTACAGTTACTAATATTACTGAATCAGTAACTACTTATGAAAGTACTACGGGTATTAGTGATTATGATTTAAATAGTGTTGAAATTAATTTATTTCCAAATCCTGCAAATGATTTTGTAGTTATACAATTAAATTCGCTTGTTAAAGAAAATGTTAAAGTTAAATTATTCGATATAACTGGTAAGTTTATTTCAGAAACAGTGATTTATCAAGGTACTACGATAGCTCACATTGATACAAGAAGTTTATATGCAGGGCAATATATTGTGAAATTTGTTTTAAACGAAAAATCTGTGACTCGTAAATTACTGATTAACAAATAGAATAAGGAATATTACTTAAACAAAAAGGGTTAGACGATGTCTAACCCTTTTTTAATTTGTTTTATGAAATTTTATACATTAAATCTAAAGTGCATAATATCTCCATCAGACACAACATACTCCTTACCTTCTACTCCCATTTTACCAGCATCCTTACAAGCTGCTTCTGAACCGAGTGTTACAAAATCGTTGTATTTAATTACTTCTGCTCTAATAAATCCTTTCTCAAAATCAGTATGAATTACGCCTGCAGCTTGAGGTGCTGTCATTCCTTCTTTAATTGTCCAAGCTCTTACTTCTTTAACTCCTGCTGTAAAATAAGTTTGTAAGTTTAACAACTTATATGCTGTTCTAATTAATTTATTTACACCCGCTTCCTCTAAACCTAAATCTGTTAAAAACTCTTTTCTTTCCTCATAAGTTTCAAGTTCAGCAATATCTGCCTCAATTTGAGCCCCAATTACTAATACTTCTGCATTTTCATCTTTAACAGCCTCTTTTACCTGCTCGACATATTTATTTCCTCCAACTACTGAACTTTCATCTACATTACATAAATACAAAACTGGTTTAGTTGTAATTAATTGAAGTTTTTTTACAATCTCTTTTTCATCTTCTGCTAACTCAACAGTTCTTGCTGATTTACCTGACTCTAATGCTTTAATTATGCGCTCTAACAATTCTGCTTCTTTAACTGCTGATTTATCTCCAGTTTTCACTTTACGTTTCAAGCCTTCAAAATTTTTCTCAACAGTTTCTAAATCTTTTAATTGCAACTCTATATCAATAATTTCTTTATCTCTAACTGGGTTCACTGAACCATCAACATGAACAACATTACCATCATCAAAACATCTTACAACATGAATAATGGCATCTGTTTCTCTAATGTTTGCCAAAAACTTATTACCTAAACCTTCACCTTTACTAGCTCCTTTAACTAATCCTGCAATATCAACTATTTCTATTGTAGTTGGTAAGACTCTTTCTGGTTTAACTAATTTTTCTAACTCTTCTAATCTATTATCTGGAACAGTAATTACACCAACATTTGGTTCAATTGTACAAAACGGAAAGTTTGCTGACTGAGCTTTTGCATTCGACAAACAATTAAATAAAGTTGATTTTCCTACATTGGGTAACCCAACAATTCCACATTTTAAAGCCATATCTTAATATTTTAAGGCTGCAAATATAAATTAATTCAATCATTTATTAAGATTAACTTAAAAATTGTGAGTTGCTAACATAACTTACCTAATAACATCTTCATTCAAATCTCAGCAACAAAAAAAGTTTATTTAAATTTGAAAAAAATTAAATACGATTTCTCTTACCTTAATTATGGCGAACGAAAGTAAAGCACAATCAATAATATATAGTATTCTCAACCCATTTATTCAATTATTAATAAAATTAGGTGTTA containing:
- the ychF gene encoding redox-regulated ATPase YchF; its protein translation is MALKCGIVGLPNVGKSTLFNCLSNAKAQSANFPFCTIEPNVGVITVPDNRLEELEKLVKPERVLPTTIEIVDIAGLVKGASKGEGLGNKFLANIRETDAIIHVVRCFDDGNVVHVDGSVNPVRDKEIIDIELQLKDLETVEKNFEGLKRKVKTGDKSAVKEAELLERIIKALESGKSARTVELAEDEKEIVKKLQLITTKPVLYLCNVDESSVVGGNKYVEQVKEAVKDENAEVLVIGAQIEADIAELETYEERKEFLTDLGLEEAGVNKLIRTAYKLLNLQTYFTAGVKEVRAWTIKEGMTAPQAAGVIHTDFEKGFIRAEVIKYNDFVTLGSEAACKDAGKMGVEGKEYVVSDGDIMHFRFNV